From a single Tachypleus tridentatus isolate NWPU-2018 chromosome 6, ASM421037v1, whole genome shotgun sequence genomic region:
- the LOC143252098 gene encoding uncharacterized protein LOC143252098 isoform X3 has product MVKGMIVSGHWFICVTIYYISRKFFRIFNNNYVLFSTQVLPLRVIFSPVSTTTCYFLPRFYHHALFSPQFLPLRVVFSPGSTTTCYFLPRLYHYVLFSPQVIPLRVIFSPGSTTTCYFLPRFYHYVLFSPQVIPLRVIFSPGSTTTCYFLPRFYHYALFSPQVLPLRVIFSPGSTTTRYFLPRFYHYVLFSPQVLPLRASFSPGSITTRYFLPSFYHYALFFPQVLPLRVIFSPGYTTTCYFLPRLYHYALFSPQVLPLRVSFSPGSTTTCYFLPRFYHYVLFSPQVLPLRVIFSPVSTTTCCFLPRLYHYVLFSPQVLPLRVIFSPVSTTTCCFLPRLYHYVLFSPQVLPLRVIFSPGSTTTCYFLPRFYHYVLFSPQVLLAY; this is encoded by the exons ATGGTCAAGGGTATGATTGTGTCAGGCCACTGGTTTATCTGTGTTACAATTTATTATATCTCTAGGAAGTTCTTTCGTATTTTCAACAACAACTACGTGTTATTTTCTACCCAGGTTCTACCACTACGTGTTATTTTCTCCCCAGTTTCTACCACTACGTGTTATTTTCTCCCCAGGTTCTATCACCACGCGTTATTTTCTCCCCAGTTTCTACCACTACGCGTTGTTTTTTCCCCAGGTTCTACCACTACGTGTTATTTTCTCCCCAGGTTATACCACTACGTGTTATTTTCTCCCCAGGTTATACCACTACGCGTTATTTTCTCCCCAGGTTCTACCACTACGTGTTATTTTCTACCCAGGTTCTACCACTACGTGTTATTTTCTCCCCAGGTTATACCACTACGTGTTATTTTCTCCCCAG GTTCTACCACTACGTGTTATTTTCTCCCCAGGTTCTACCACTACGCGTTATTTTCTCCCCAGGTTCTACCACTACGTGTTATTTTCTCCCCAGGTTCTACCACTACGCGTTATTTTCTCCCCAGGTTCTACCACTACGTGTTATTTTCTCCCCAGGTTCTACCACTACGTGCTAGTTTCTCCCCAGGTTCTATCACCACGCGTTATTTTCTCCCCAGTTTCTACCACTACGCGTTGTTTTTTCCCCAGGTTCTACCACTACGTGTTATTTTCTCCCCAGGTTATACCACTACGTGTTATTTTCTCCCCAG GTTATACCACTACGCGTTATTTTCTCCCCAGGTTCTACCACTACGCGTTAGTTTCTCTCCAGGTTCTACCACTACGTGTTATTTTCTCCCCAG GTTCTACCACTACGTGTTATTTTCTCCCCAGGTTCTACCACTACGCGTTATTTTCTCCCCAGTTTCTACCACTACGTGTTGTTTTCTCCCCAGGTTATACCACTACGTGTTATTTTCTCCCCAGGTTCTACCACTACGTGTTATTTTCTCCCCAGTTTCTACCACTACGTGTTGTTTTCTCCCCAGGTTATACCACTACGTGTTATTTTCTCCCCAGGTTCTACCACTACGCGTTATTTTCTCCCCAGGTTCTACCACTACGTGTTATTTTCTCCCCAGGTTCTACCACTACGTGTTATTTTCTCCCCAGGTTCTACTTGCTTATTAA
- the LOC143252098 gene encoding XK-related protein 4-like isoform X5, translating into MRKAKNREEKLEFYNAYATAELSTSRSRVIEGFIESCPQLVFQLYIVATDYQRHTRSYYTVVAQGISIPLSLLSLSLTLMTREKVHQRGEKNVFTIGARCLFITQYFFMISARVISVALLASFSTIVVGLICTIHGLVSALYMYWLIGRSPMRDAPESRYRKTIAVYIGLIYIFTYFRTYARTPPSATEVCVYYVVTAIESTFMIALWYALGERDGWFRIPALINHFVSYLLGFILMSLYFTCFEKGSNRFFFQRLKTVNENLC; encoded by the exons ATGAGAAAAGCTAAGAATCGTGAAGAAAAGCTTGAATTTTACAACGCTTATGCAACAGCCGAATTGAGTACTTCCAGATCAAGAGTGATTGAAGGGTTTATAGAGTCCTGCCCACAGTTAGTTTTCCAGCTTTATATTGTTGCTACAGACTACCAGCGACATACTAGAAGCTACTATACAG tCGTGGCTCAAGGCATCTCAATACCTCTGTCCTTGTTGTCTCTATCCTTGACACTGATGACAAGAGAGAAAGTTCACCAGCGAGGAGAAAAGAATGTTTTTACTATTGGAGCTCGTTGTCTCTTTATAACTCAGTATTTTTTCATGATATCAGCGAGAGTTATATCAGTGGCGCTGCTTGCTTCTTTCTCAACTATCGTAGTAGGATTGATATGTACTATTCACGGATTAGTGTCTGCATTGTACATGTACTGGTTAATAGGAAGGAGTCCAATGAGAGATGCACCAGAAAGTAG ATACAGAAAAACAATCGCTGtgtatattggtttaatttacattttcacTTACTTTCGAACGTACGCACGGACACCGCCTTCTGCGACGGAAGTTTGTGTGTATTATGTGGTAACAGCGATAGAAAGCACTTTCATGATCGCCCTCTGGTATGCTCTTGGGGAAAGAGATGGTTGGTTCAGAATTCCTGCTCTCATTAACCATTTCGTCTCGTATCTGCTGGGTTTCATCTTGATg AGTTTGTACTTCACCTGTTTCGAGAAAGGTTCCAATAGATTTTTCTTTCAAAGACtaaaaacagtaaatgaaaatCTCTGCTGA
- the LOC143252098 gene encoding uncharacterized protein LOC143252098 isoform X1: MVKGMIVSGHWFICVTIYYISRKFFRIFNNNYVLFSTQVLPLRVIFSPVSTTTCYFLPRFYHHALFSPQFLPLRVVFSPGSTTTCYFLPRLYHYVLFSPQVIPLRVIFSPGSTTTCYFLPRFYHYVLFSPQVIPLRVIFSPGSTTTCYFLPRFYHYALFSPQVLPLRVIFSPGSTTTRYFLPRFYHYVLFSPQVLPLRASFSPGSITTRYFLPSFYHYALFFPQVLPLRVIFSPGYTTTCYFLPRLYHYALFSPQVLPLRVSFSPGSTTTCYFLPRFYHYVLVYLQVLPLRVIFSPGSTTTRYFLPSFYHYVLFSPQVIPLRVIFSPGSTTTCYFLPSFYHYVLFSPQVIPLRVIFSPGSTTTRYFLPRFYHYVLFSPQVLPLRVIFSPGSTCLLTPEISRHSH, translated from the exons ATGGTCAAGGGTATGATTGTGTCAGGCCACTGGTTTATCTGTGTTACAATTTATTATATCTCTAGGAAGTTCTTTCGTATTTTCAACAACAACTACGTGTTATTTTCTACCCAGGTTCTACCACTACGTGTTATTTTCTCCCCAGTTTCTACCACTACGTGTTATTTTCTCCCCAGGTTCTATCACCACGCGTTATTTTCTCCCCAGTTTCTACCACTACGCGTTGTTTTTTCCCCAGGTTCTACCACTACGTGTTATTTTCTCCCCAGGTTATACCACTACGTGTTATTTTCTCCCCAGGTTATACCACTACGCGTTATTTTCTCCCCAGGTTCTACCACTACGTGTTATTTTCTACCCAGGTTCTACCACTACGTGTTATTTTCTCCCCAGGTTATACCACTACGTGTTATTTTCTCCCCAG GTTCTACCACTACGTGTTATTTTCTCCCCAGGTTCTACCACTACGCGTTATTTTCTCCCCAGGTTCTACCACTACGTGTTATTTTCTCCCCAGGTTCTACCACTACGCGTTATTTTCTCCCCAGGTTCTACCACTACGTGTTATTTTCTCCCCAGGTTCTACCACTACGTGCTAGTTTCTCCCCAGGTTCTATCACCACGCGTTATTTTCTCCCCAGTTTCTACCACTACGCGTTGTTTTTTCCCCAGGTTCTACCACTACGTGTTATTTTCTCCCCAGGTTATACCACTACGTGTTATTTTCTCCCCAG GTTATACCACTACGCGTTATTTTCTCCCCAGGTTCTACCACTACGCGTTAGTTTCTCTCCAGGTTCTACCACTACGTGTTATTTTCTCCCCAGGTTCTACCACTACGTGTTAGTTTATCTCCAGGTTCTACCACTACGTGTTATTTTCTCCCCAGGTTCTACCACTACGCGTTATTTTCTCCCCAGTTTCTACCACTACGTGTTGTTTTCTCCCCAGGTTATACCACTACGTGTTATTTTCTCCCCAGGTTCTACCACTACGTGTTATTTTCTCCCCAGTTTCTACCACTACGTGTTGTTTTCTCCCCAGGTTATACCACTACGTGTTATTTTCTCCCCAGGTTCTACCACTACGCGTTATTTTCTCCCCAGGTTCTACCACTACGTGTTATTTTCTCCCCAGGTTCTACCACTACGTGTTATTTTCTCCCCAGGTTCTACTTGCTTATTAACTCCAGAGATATCACGGCATAGTCACTAG
- the LOC143252098 gene encoding uncharacterized protein LOC143252098 isoform X4 gives MVKGMIVSGHWFICVTIYYISRKFFRIFNNNYVLFSTQVLPLRVIFSPVSTTTCYFLPRFYHHALFSPQFLPLRVVFSPGSTTTCYFLPRLYHYVLFSPQVIPLRVIFSPGSTTTCYFLPRFYHYVLFSPQVIPLRVIFSPGSTTTCYFLPRFYHYALFSPQVLPLRVIFSPGSTTTRYFLPRFYHYVLFSPQVLPLRASFSPGSITTRYFLPSFYHYALFFPQVLPLRVIFSPGYTTTCYFLPRLYHYALFSPQVLPLRVIFSPVSTTTCCFLPRLYHYVLFSPQVLPLRVIFSPVSTTTCCFLPRLYHYVLFSPQVLPLRVIFSPGSTTTCYFLPRFYHYVLFSPQVLLAY, from the exons ATGGTCAAGGGTATGATTGTGTCAGGCCACTGGTTTATCTGTGTTACAATTTATTATATCTCTAGGAAGTTCTTTCGTATTTTCAACAACAACTACGTGTTATTTTCTACCCAGGTTCTACCACTACGTGTTATTTTCTCCCCAGTTTCTACCACTACGTGTTATTTTCTCCCCAGGTTCTATCACCACGCGTTATTTTCTCCCCAGTTTCTACCACTACGCGTTGTTTTTTCCCCAGGTTCTACCACTACGTGTTATTTTCTCCCCAGGTTATACCACTACGTGTTATTTTCTCCCCAGGTTATACCACTACGCGTTATTTTCTCCCCAGGTTCTACCACTACGTGTTATTTTCTACCCAGGTTCTACCACTACGTGTTATTTTCTCCCCAGGTTATACCACTACGTGTTATTTTCTCCCCAG GTTCTACCACTACGTGTTATTTTCTCCCCAGGTTCTACCACTACGCGTTATTTTCTCCCCAGGTTCTACCACTACGTGTTATTTTCTCCCCAGGTTCTACCACTACGCGTTATTTTCTCCCCAGGTTCTACCACTACGTGTTATTTTCTCCCCAGGTTCTACCACTACGTGCTAGTTTCTCCCCAGGTTCTATCACCACGCGTTATTTTCTCCCCAGTTTCTACCACTACGCGTTGTTTTTTCCCCAGGTTCTACCACTACGTGTTATTTTCTCCCCAGGTTATACCACTACGTGTTATTTTCTCCCCAG GTTATACCACTACGCGTTATTTTCTCCCCAG GTTCTACCACTACGCGTTATTTTCTCCCCAGTTTCTACCACTACGTGTTGTTTTCTCCCCAGGTTATACCACTACGTGTTATTTTCTCCCCAGGTTCTACCACTACGTGTTATTTTCTCCCCAGTTTCTACCACTACGTGTTGTTTTCTCCCCAGGTTATACCACTACGTGTTATTTTCTCCCCAGGTTCTACCACTACGCGTTATTTTCTCCCCAGGTTCTACCACTACGTGTTATTTTCTCCCCAGGTTCTACCACTACGTGTTATTTTCTCCCCAGGTTCTACTTGCTTATTAA